ACAGCAGTCGCCCGTCGGGGCTGGAACACAGATCGTGACAACCCTGGGCCAGGCCGTGCAGGCCTGGAACGACCAGCCCGCCGGCGCCCAGGGCATCATCGCTTCATGGATAGCCGCACCTATCGGGAGGATCTGGTTGGTGCGCTGGCGATCCGCATCCCGGCCGGCAGCCGGTTGCTGCTGGTCGCCGCGGGGTGGCCTGAGGAGCCGAGACGCGTCAGGCAGCGCATCGCCGGGCGCATTGCTCCCGCCCGACTTGCGGCCCCATCTGCACGGCGGCTGAAGTAATCGGCACGGCGTTCGCCGGCGCCCTGCAACCAGGTGCGTTCGCACTGAACGGCCTGTTGGTGGAAGGGACCGTCACCCTGTTGGCTGGCAACCTGGCTGAGCCTGCGTCTGGCACATTGCCACACTTGTACCCGGCAGCTCCAGCCTGGCGATCAAGATGGAAACCAAGCGGGCAGGGGAACGAGAACCTGACTGTGAGGCTCAACCAGCATCTGCGGCCCGCTCAGCCTGCCGGAGACTATCCGCGCGGCCAGCATTACGGCCAGCATCGTTGGCGGCGATCTGAGCGGCCCTATGTTGGATGTGCAGGCAAGCACGGTGTTGGGCGCGACCCAGGCAGCGAGCCTGGAGGCATCGAACAGTATCTTCGATGGTATGGTGGTCGTCGAGCGCCGCCAAATCGGCTGCACCCGCTTCTGCTACCTCCCGTTCGAGTCGCTGGCGCCGCAACGGTATCGGTGCCAGCCCGCCGATGCGGCGTCGGCCGGGCGCATCTTCCCGACCTACGCCTCCACAACCTACGGCGAGGCGGATTACGGGCAGCTTGCGGCACAGTTGACCCTGAGATCGGCACTGGCGCCGGAGGACGAAGGCGAGATGGGGCTTTTCACTTTCTGCAAGCGCCGCAGCGGCTCAAAAACCTACGCGTGAGCCTGGACGAATACCTGCGCTTCGGCCTGGAGGCCGACGCGTTTTCTTCGCTTCCTGACAGGGAAGCGCACTTGTATGTAGAGAGGAGATAGAGGAGATAGTATGAAAGGCGATTTCTCACGTCTGACCTTCCGACGGGATAAACACTATAGCAGCGTGCGTATGCAGCAGGCCGCGTTCTGCTTGACGCAGAATGGAACGAACAGGCCGATATCCAGGCGCAGCGATCAGGCAACCACGCGCGACGTGATCGGACCATCCGGGGCGCCTGCGTCCCGCTGGGGCAATTCAGGAACTTCCAGGTCAGGATCGCAGGAAGCGCCTTCGAGATCGCCGACGGCCAACTCTATGTGGATGGCATCCTCTGCGAAGCCACAGAGATCGTCCCGTACGATGCCCAGCCCGACTACCCAGGCGCGCCGCTCGTCTCGGGCCAGGCTTACCACGCCTACCTGGACGTCTGGGAACGTCATCAGACCGCCCTGGAGCAGTCGGGCGACGACCAGCCACAGATTCGCGAGGTGGCGCTCGGTGGGCCTGACACGACGACCCGCCTCAAGACCATCTGGCAGGTGAAGGCGCAGGCGTTGGCCCAACGCAGCCGCCGTGCGCCGACTTTGGCCCGGATTGGATCCCTGACGGGTCGCGGGCGCCGGCAGGTTGCGCGCCGATGCTGCGCCGGCGCAGCCTGCCGCCAACGACCGCCTCGTCCCGCCGGGCGGGGGCTATCGCCGGCTGGAGAACCAGCTCTACCGGGTGGAGATCCACGAGGCTGGCGCGCGCTGGACCGCCACCTACAAATGGTCACGCGACAACGGCAGCATCCTCACGAAGGGGGTCAAGGTTGACGCAACGACGCCGGCCGCGCCAGTCATTACGGTGTCCGATCCGGGCAAAGACGCCGTGCTCGGCTTTGCGGCGGCCGCGTGGGTGGAGATCAGCGACGAAGAGCGCACCTTGCGCAACGAACCCGGTGTGTTGCTCGAAGTCACTGCGGTCAAGGGGGGACAGAATTACGCTGAAGCACCCGGCCAATTTGGCGCTGGCAACGGGCACCCGGCCGACCGTACGGCGTTGGGATGGCATCGGAACGGTCCAGATCGGCACACCCGAGGCGCCCAAGTGGGTGGAGCTGGAAGATGGCGTCATGGTGGAGTTTAGCGACGGAGCTTATGTGTCGGGCGACTACTGACGGCGCCAGCCCGCAGCTTGACGGGCCAGGTCGAATGGGCCACGAGGGGCAAGCGGCCCGGTCTTCGAGGGGCGTCATGGGCCTACGCATTACGCTTCGCTGGCGCTATTGATCCCCGCGGGGATACCTGGACGGCGACGGACTGCCGCAAGCTATTCCCGCAGTTGACCGTTAACGACCCTGCTGTACGAAGGCGGCGACGGCCAGGAGGCGCTGCCGGGCCAGCCGCTGACCCTGCCGCTGCGGCGGCGCGTGGTGAATGGCCAGGCGCCGGTGATCGGCGCGCCGGTGCAATTCGCGCTGATGGTGGGCGGCGGGAGCCTCTCTGCCAATGCGCCGGTGGCTACGATTGCGCCTGATGGCATCGCCGAGTGCATCTGGACGCTGGGCTTAGACGGTCCGCAGCAGGTGCAGGCCGTGCGTGTTGTTGGACGCCGGCGGGAACGCGGCGCCGGGTCAAGTCCTGGACTTCAACGCCACGGTCAGCGTCGCCAGCCAGGTGGCCTACGACCCGACACAGTGCAACAACCTGGGTGGCGTCAGTACAGTCCAGGAGCCATTGACAAGCTCTGCGGGCTCCTCGGCGTCGGGCCGCAGGACGAAGTGGTCCACATTGTGGAGGTGCTGGCGCGCGCGGACGGGGCCCCATCGAGAATGACGGCGACCCTGCCGGTCGAACGCCTGCTCGCCGGGATCGAGATCGTCTGCGACCGGGATATTTTCCCGGAAAGCGTCAGCAACCGCGTCGATCGGTTCCAGAACGCTGTCTGCTTCGTGACCCTCGACCTGCCCTTCCCCAGCCGGACGCAAAGCCAGGACGGCGTGCTGCCCCATTGACTGTACTGGGTTTTCAGACCATCACCCTGGCAGCCGAAGTGAGTTCGGAGGCAACAACGTCATCCGTTGGCGGCCCACAGAACCTGCAAGTCAGTGGCTGAGGACATCAATGTTCAGTGCAATAGAGGGCAATACTCACGGCCAGATAGGGCAGTCCTGACGCGGCTCACCTTGAAGGGCAACTTCATCTGGTCGTGACACCGATCCGGAGAAGCCCGAGATCTACCTTGACGGAAACACCTTCGGTGCGTTCGTCAATGGCCGCACGGCGGCCAGACTGCCCCGCGGCGACGGGCGACGCGGCGGGGATTTCGAAATGTGGTTCTGGCTGCGGCCGGGATAGCATGACGACTACCTGATCTGGGGGCGTCGCCACGCACTGGCACTTATTGGCGCCTGAGCACGACCTGGCCCTTGCGATGACCAGGTTCCACGAGGAATGTCGTCGCTGCGGCTACGCCTCTTCCGTCATCGCCGCGTCCGTCAACCCTTCCCGCACTGCGTAGAGCGCGGCCTGGGTGCGGCTGGTCAGGTGCAGTTTGCCGAGGATCCGGCTTACATGGGTGCGCACGGTCGGCTCGCTGACCGCGATCCGGTCCGCAATCTCCTGGTTGCTCAGCCCCTGGGCAATCAATTGGAGCACCATCATTTCGCGCGCCGTGAGCGCTTCCGGGGCAGGCTGCTGCTCGACTGGGCGCGCGATCTCTTGCAGGAGCTTGCGGGCAATGGTCGGATGAAGGGATGGCTCGCCGCGATGCACCTGGCGGATGGCCCGCACGAGTTCCTCAGGCGAGGAGTCCTTGAGCAGGTACCCCAAGGCTCCCGCTTTGATCGCGGGGAAAACCTTGCTGTCGGCCGCAAAGCTGGTCAGCACGAGGATGCGCGTCTGTGGCTGACGGCTGATGATCTGGCGCGTCGCCTCGATGCCGTCCATGCCCGGCATCAGCAGGTCCATCAGGATAACGTCAGGGTGGGTCTCTTGGGCACGCAGCACCGCTTCCTGGCCGGTATCGGCTTCCGCCACCACCTCGAACCCGTCGGCTTCAGAGAGCAGGGCGCGGATACCCTTGCGCACGATGGCATGGTCATCAACAATCAAGACACGAACGCTCGGTTTTGCCAACCGAGCGCCTTCTTCCGTCATATGGTCACCTCAACCTTTACCCGCGTGCCCTCGCCAGGCATGCTTTCGTACGTCAGTTTCCCACCGACGCGTGCAGCGCGTTCGGCGATGGTACGCAAGCCGCCCCGCCCCTCGACGGGCACCGCTTGCGGATCGAAACCCACGCCATCATCCACCACTTCGAGGGAAAGGGTCGCGACGGTGAAGTGCAGATGCACGGCCACATGCCGGGCCGCCGCATGTTTGCGCACGTTGTTGAGTGCCTCTTGCGCGATCCAGTAGAGGTCGCCCTCGATCGCGATGGGCAACCGCCGCTCCCCCTCGACGCGGAGCTCAGTTTGCAGACCCGCGCGACCCTCGACGGCCGCCAGGCGCAACTGCAATGCGGCCACCAGCCCTTCCGTCTCCAGCACTGGCGGGTGCAACTGGAAGATGAGGAGCCGCATGTCGCGCATCCCCTCCTGCGCGGTCTCCTGCAGATCCTGCAGATAGCCGGCCGTGACCTCTTGTTTGCCGGCCGCCAGCGCCAGGGCCGCGGCGTTGGCATACAGGGTCACGCTATAGAGCGATTGTGTGACCGAATCGTGCAACTCACGGGCCAACCGTTGCCGTTCCGCCAGCACGGCCAACTGCTCCGCCTGCTCTTGCAGCCGGGCGTGCTCGATGGCCATCGCGGCCTGGTTGGCGAATACGGACATGATAGGAACGTCGTCCTCAGTGAAGCCGCCCACCTTATTCACCACGTCGAGCACGCCGATGACCGCGCCGTTGACGTGCAAGGGCACGGCGAGCAACGCCGTGAGATCCGAAGGCCACTGGTAGACCTGGACCTGCGCGAAGGAAGCTGGATCATTCAGCCGCACCGGCGCACCCTGGCGCACGACCTGACCCGCCACGGAGCCGTCCACCGGCACCGGTTCGGCCGCTGCCAACGGCTTGCCCAAGCGATGCTTGACCTCCAGCCAGGCCTGGTCGGTCAGCAGCAGGACCGCGCTGCCCGTCGCCCCGACCAAGCCCTGGGCCTCGGCGCAGACGATGTCCAGCACTTGTTCCAGCACTGTTTTTTGGAGCAAGCTCACCAGAAGGCGGTTGAAGCTCTCGCTCTCGGCCAGCCGCCGTTGCAGTGCATCATTCAGTTCGGCGTTCTTGCGCGCCAGCGCCGCGCGCGCTCTCTCGCGCTCGTCAATCTCGGCCTGCAGCCCATTCAGAATTTGGCGTAGGCGCAAGATGACTACAGGATCAGAAATCTGGTAGGTCATGATGCTACCTCCTGTGCTGATTTTACCCGATCTGGCATTTTTTCAACATACGTAATTGAACATCGAAGACATCAATGAGGGACATCAATGAAGACATCAATGAAGACATCAATGAAGACATCAATGAAGACATCAATCACCCCTCATCCGGATGGCAACGACGGCCCATAGCCACAGGGAGGCGAAGGTGATCGAGCCCAGGGTGTCGCTGGGGTAGTGTACGCCCAGGTAGATACGGCTGACAGCCACGACGAGTACCCACGCTGCGGCGCAGATGGCCCCGGCGCGGTGACCCTGCCGCCATAGAAAAATGGCCAGGAGGCCGTAGACCGCGACCGAGGTCGTGACATGACCGCTGGGAAAGCTGAAACCGCTTTCGACGACCAGGGGTGGGAAGAGCGCAGGTCGCGGGCGCGCGAACAGCAGTTTCAGCACCATGTTGAGTGCGGTCGCGCCGACGAGGCTGATGGCGACGGTCGCGGCATCAAGCGCGGCGCCGCCAGAGAAACCAGCCGGCGAGGACCAGCGCCAACCCAATGGCCCCGGCCTGCCCGGCCTGGGTGACGACCCGCATGACCGTATCGAGCCACGGTCGGCTGAACTGGTGCAGCGCCAGGATCAACGGTGCATCCCAGGCAAACCCCTCGCGGAACCAAACGTCCTCGGCCAGCTCCGTGAAGACGGCGACCAGCGCTAACAGGATACCTAACCCGATGAGCCAGCGCAGCACCATGCCCCGCGGCGGGGGATGCTTGCCCCAGGCACGCAAGCGTTGCATCTTTGACATCCCTTTTGATCAGGGGAGAGGGCCAGCGGGCGCGCCGGCGGTCGGGCGCACGGTACTGATAGTATACATGGCTTCCGGCTAATGAGGCAAACGATTGACTCACCCCCACCTTCG
The sequence above is drawn from the Candidatus Amarolinea dominans genome and encodes:
- a CDS encoding response regulator transcription factor; translated protein: MTEEGARLAKPSVRVLIVDDHAIVRKGIRALLSEADGFEVVAEADTGQEAVLRAQETHPDVILMDLLMPGMDGIEATRQIISRQPQTRILVLTSFAADSKVFPAIKAGALGYLLKDSSPEELVRAIRQVHRGEPSLHPTIARKLLQEIARPVEQQPAPEALTAREMMVLQLIAQGLSNQEIADRIAVSEPTVRTHVSRILGKLHLTSRTQAALYAVREGLTDAAMTEEA
- a CDS encoding phosphatase PAP2 family protein, giving the protein MGWRWSSPAGFSGGAALDAATVAISLVGATALNMVLKLLFARPRPALFPPLVVESGFSFPSGHVTTSVAVYGLLAIFLWRQGHRAGAICAAAWVLVVAVSRIYLGVHYPSDTLGSITFASLWLWAVVAIRMRGD
- a CDS encoding GAF domain-containing sensor histidine kinase codes for the protein MTYQISDPVVILRLRQILNGLQAEIDERERARAALARKNAELNDALQRRLAESESFNRLLVSLLQKTVLEQVLDIVCAEAQGLVGATGSAVLLLTDQAWLEVKHRLGKPLAAAEPVPVDGSVAGQVVRQGAPVRLNDPASFAQVQVYQWPSDLTALLAVPLHVNGAVIGVLDVVNKVGGFTEDDVPIMSVFANQAAMAIEHARLQEQAEQLAVLAERQRLARELHDSVTQSLYSVTLYANAAALALAAGKQEVTAGYLQDLQETAQEGMRDMRLLIFQLHPPVLETEGLVAALQLRLAAVEGRAGLQTELRVEGERRLPIAIEGDLYWIAQEALNNVRKHAAARHVAVHLHFTVATLSLEVVDDGVGFDPQAVPVEGRGGLRTIAERAARVGGKLTYESMPGEGTRVKVEVTI